A genomic window from Centroberyx gerrardi isolate f3 chromosome 14, fCenGer3.hap1.cur.20231027, whole genome shotgun sequence includes:
- the asb14b gene encoding dynein axonemal heavy chain 12: MNTETEDDFYQSEEDLDEDEATQYIIEQSLIQYRKLKGLNPSDLKASEDPDEIFKAIKEGDEDVLNRLAVQPETLSRVDERGWIPLHEAAVQENKRILEIIFSASPLGAGQCRSLKGETPLFLAVVHGLRENATFLLQNGCSPDLQNDEQDSPLMAAILNDQYDLATLLLRYNAKIDQKGPLDRTVLHESAFLGLENFVYLLLESGANPNACDIKTKTPLALAAQNGHLNVVEVLLKKGAHVWCESESGTVLFEAAAAGNPDIISLLLEHGADPNLPLYSGHMPIHRVAYHGHILALEHLIPVTKMEVVKESGMSPLHSAAAGGHAQCLELLLQAGYDPNFMLHPRVRRNYDDERRSALFFAVSNNDLQCSRLLLEAGAMANQDPINCLQVALRQGNYELINTLLKFGANVNYYSRVNTTHFPSALQYALKDEVMLRMILNYGYDVQRCFNCPYGDSSHDYAPWTTSVIKDMVFCEVITVYWLKHISGQVVRIMLDYTDHVSFCTKLEDTLKEQKQWPEICHIQRNVRSLKHLCRLRIREHLSRLRLRAPVFISFLPLPPRLKDYLRYKEYDVYSRGSMVSP; encoded by the exons atgaacacagagacagaagatgACTTTTACCAATCGGAGGAGGACTTGGATGAAGATGAGGCAACACAGTATATAATTGAACAGAGTCTGATTCAATATAGAAAACTCAAAGGACTGAATCCCag TGATCTGAAAGCCAGTGAAGACCCTGATGAGATTTTCAAAGCAATCAAGGAGG GTGATGAGGATGTGCTGAACAGACTGGCGGTGCAGCCGGAGACTCTGTCCAGAGTCGATGAACGTGGATGGATCCCTCTGCATGAGGCCGCAGTACAGGAGAATAAAAGGATACTGGAGATTATCTTCTCAG CCTCCCCCCTGGGTGCAGGCCAGTGTCGCTCTTTAAAGGGTGAAACACCACTGTTCCTAGCTGTGGTTCACGGCCTCAGGGAGAACGCTACGTTCCTGTTGCAAAACGGTTGTAGCCCAGATCTCCAGAACGATGAGCAGGACTCTCCGTTAATGGCAG CTATTCTAAATGACCAGTATGACTTGGCCACACTCTTGCTTCGCTACAATGCCAAAATAGACCAAAAAGGACCACTAGACCGGACAGTTCTACATGAGTCAGCCTTTTTAGGCCTGGAGAACTTTGTCTATCTGCTCCTGGAGTCTGGTGCCAACCcgaatgcatgtgacatcaaaACGAAAACTCCCCTGGCTTTGGCTGCACAGAATGGACATTTGAATGTGGTGGAGGTCCTGTTAAAGAAAG GAGCCCATGTGTGGTGTGAATCGGAGTCTGGCACTGTCTTGTTTGAGGCGGCAGCAGCAGGAAACCCTGACATAATCTCCTTGCTGCTGGAGCATGGAGCAGATCCCAACTTACCTCTGTACAGCGGGCACATGCCCATTCACCGCGTAGCATACCATGGACACATACT GGCGTTGGAGCACCTGATCCCGGTGACTAAGATGGAGGTCGTGAAGGAAAGTGGGATGAGTCCCCtccactctgcagctgctggggGACATGCCCAGTGTCTGGAGCTGCTGCTCCAAGCGGGCTATGACCCTAACTTCATGCTGCACCCAAGGGTGCGCCGCAACTATGATGATGAGCGCAGGTCTGCCCTCTTCTTTGCTGTGTCCAACAATGATCTTCAGTGCAGCCGCTTGCTGTTGGAGGCCGGGGCAATGGCGAACCAGGACCCCATCAACTGTTTGCAGGTGGCTCTCAGACAGGGCAACTATGAGCTGATCAACACCTTGCTGAAGTTCGGAGCAAATGTCAACTACTACTCCCGTGTCAACACCACTCACTTCCCCTCCGCGCTGCAGTATGCCTTGAAGGATGAGGTCATGCTGAGAATGATTCTGAACTATGGCTACGACGTGCAGCGTTGCTTTAACTGTCCCTATGGTGACAGCTCCCATGACTACGCCCCTTGGACGACCTCAGTCATCAAAGACATGGTG TTCTGCGAGGTGATAACAGTGTACTGGCTCAAGCACATATCTGGCCAGGTGGTGCGCATCATGCTGGACTACACAGACCACGTCTCCTTCTGCACCAAACTCGAGGACACCTTGAAGGAGCAGAAACAGTGGCCAGAGATCTGTCACATCCAAA GAAATGTGCGGAGCCTGAAGCACCTGTGCCGGTTGCGGATAAGAGAGCATCTGAGTCGCCTGCGTTTGAGAGCTCCAGTGTTTATCagcttccttcctcttcctcccaggcTGAAAGATTACCTGCGCTACAAGGAGTACGATGTCTACAGCAGGGGCAGTATGGTTAGCCCAtag